Proteins from a single region of Haloterrigena alkaliphila:
- a CDS encoding tyrosine-type recombinase/integrase produces the protein MSANSPLEETSDSSTKDESQDLASLRSELNAIQERLSTESDLEPITPEEAAEIYLEDRREDLVESTVQDYRRSLDFFVKFCDLEGIDNLNNLSGRTMREYRAWRRSKSSHKTLSPKTMRDEMYLMRNFLGFLEDIEGVETGLANKVQTPELSYEDEVREGHLSKDRANEIIQHLEEYEYATAEHVIWLLLGALGCRRGGVHSLDLEDVHTDRSELFIEFHHRPKGGTTLKNKKAGEREVNVSEEVAEVIDDYIEHNRIEVTDDHGREPLITTTHGRMAKSTISKYIYKWTRPCEIGKDCPHDRDPDECEDAQTIDSASNCPSSQPTHNVRKGYLTAERSNNIPIEMLADRCDVSPEVIKKHYDQRDKTDRRELRQEIYEEVYGDSRGGYLS, from the coding sequence ATGAGTGCTAACTCCCCGCTTGAGGAGACTTCTGATTCATCTACTAAAGATGAGTCACAGGACCTTGCCAGCCTTCGATCAGAATTAAACGCAATCCAAGAGCGACTCTCGACAGAGTCTGATCTTGAACCGATCACTCCCGAGGAGGCAGCAGAAATCTACTTGGAAGATCGCCGCGAGGATCTCGTCGAATCGACAGTTCAGGACTATCGTCGAAGTTTAGATTTCTTCGTCAAGTTCTGCGATCTCGAAGGTATCGACAACCTCAATAACCTCAGCGGTCGGACAATGCGCGAATACCGGGCCTGGCGACGATCTAAATCGTCACACAAGACGCTCAGTCCCAAGACGATGCGTGACGAGATGTACCTGATGAGAAACTTCCTTGGGTTCCTCGAAGACATCGAAGGAGTCGAAACAGGCTTGGCCAACAAAGTCCAGACTCCCGAACTCAGCTACGAAGACGAAGTCCGGGAAGGACACCTGTCGAAAGACCGCGCGAATGAGATCATCCAGCATCTGGAAGAGTACGAGTATGCTACGGCCGAACACGTTATCTGGCTTCTGCTCGGCGCCTTGGGTTGTCGTCGAGGCGGCGTCCACTCACTTGACCTTGAGGACGTCCACACTGATCGCAGCGAACTCTTCATCGAATTCCACCATCGACCCAAAGGAGGAACGACTCTGAAGAACAAGAAAGCGGGAGAGCGAGAAGTGAATGTCTCCGAAGAGGTCGCTGAGGTGATCGATGATTACATCGAACACAACCGGATCGAAGTAACTGATGACCACGGTCGTGAACCCTTGATCACGACCACGCACGGCCGGATGGCAAAGTCGACGATCAGCAAGTACATCTACAAGTGGACTCGCCCGTGCGAGATCGGCAAGGACTGTCCACACGACCGTGACCCAGACGAGTGCGAAGATGCACAAACCATCGACAGCGCCTCCAACTGCCCGTCTTCCCAACCGACTCACAACGTCAGAAAGGGCTATCTGACAGCTGAGAGGTCGAACAATATCCCGATCGAAATGCTGGCTGATCGCTGCGACGTCAGCCCAGAGGTTATCAAAAAGCACTATGATCAGCGTGACAAGACCGATCGACGCGAACTGCGTCAGGAAATTTACGAAGAAGTCTACGGCGATAGCCGAGGAGGGTATCTGAGCTAA
- a CDS encoding DUF7344 domain-containing protein, whose protein sequence is MPDSDGTIKWGDLLSSRRRALIAMVLLENCGGDPIDVGELATEVARLESQTQGPVDKKSRQSVYTTSTQYHLPKLDSANVVNYDSTTVAPGENLRRYYAFAVLLPGSGIESRPLSP, encoded by the coding sequence ATGCCAGATAGCGACGGCACGATCAAGTGGGGAGACCTTCTGAGTAGTCGACGACGTGCCCTGATCGCCATGGTCCTGCTTGAGAACTGTGGTGGCGATCCGATCGACGTAGGAGAACTCGCTACGGAAGTAGCAAGACTCGAATCCCAGACTCAAGGACCCGTCGACAAGAAATCCCGTCAGTCAGTTTATACAACGAGCACTCAATACCATCTCCCGAAGCTTGACTCGGCGAACGTCGTCAACTACGACTCCACCACTGTTGCCCCTGGGGAGAACCTTCGTCGCTACTACGCTTTTGCAGTTCTCCTACCTGGATCTGGGATCGAGTCACGCCCGTTAAGTCCGTGA
- a CDS encoding IS1595 family transposase produces the protein MIPLDVFGSESVAADLLAQVRWRNGVTCPRCRSDLAVKNGSYGHFQRYLCKNCDRTFNDKTGTIFAHSKVALRKWLFSIYAFLRFNTSLRQLQLEIDVQYKTIYQRVERFTKALDAPSLDLVGPVEIDEVYVSAGLKGRERDQESRSRGLSTRGRGSYDQDKPPVFTIVDRGTGDRYVIPAKSADESTIRLLLANREKEPLTVYTDGFRAYDPLAEDDAFDREYVVHGDGEYADENVHVNTCESHGSLLRPWLSPHRGISKDKLTQYLRAFQLRRKLLRKPGREALKHAVKATL, from the coding sequence ATGATTCCGCTAGATGTGTTTGGGTCGGAATCGGTCGCAGCGGACCTGTTGGCGCAGGTTCGCTGGCGTAACGGTGTTACTTGCCCTCGCTGCCGTTCTGACCTGGCGGTCAAGAACGGCAGCTATGGGCACTTTCAGCGCTATCTCTGTAAGAATTGCGACCGCACGTTCAACGATAAGACCGGCACAATCTTCGCCCACTCGAAAGTCGCACTCAGAAAGTGGCTGTTCTCGATTTATGCGTTTCTTCGGTTTAACACGAGTCTTCGCCAACTTCAGCTAGAGATCGACGTCCAGTACAAAACGATCTACCAGCGCGTCGAGCGCTTTACGAAGGCGCTCGACGCGCCTTCGCTCGACCTCGTTGGTCCGGTCGAAATCGACGAAGTCTACGTTTCTGCAGGGCTAAAAGGCCGCGAGCGCGACCAAGAGTCGCGCTCGCGTGGCCTGTCCACACGTGGACGAGGATCGTACGATCAGGACAAACCGCCGGTGTTCACGATCGTCGATCGTGGCACCGGCGATCGATACGTGATCCCAGCGAAATCAGCCGATGAATCGACGATTCGGCTCCTTCTCGCAAACCGCGAGAAGGAGCCACTGACCGTCTACACTGACGGATTTCGCGCCTACGATCCACTTGCCGAGGACGACGCATTCGACCGCGAATACGTCGTCCACGGCGACGGCGAATACGCTGACGAAAACGTACACGTCAACACCTGCGAGAGCCACGGATCGCTGCTGCGACCGTGGCTCTCGCCTCATCGAGGCATCTCAAAAGATAAGCTTACACAGTATCTCCGAGCGTTTCAACTTCGACGCAAGCTACTGCGGAAACCAGGGAGAGAAGCCCTCAAACATGCTGTCAAAGCTACGCTGTGA